Proteins encoded in a region of the Puniceibacterium sp. IMCC21224 genome:
- a CDS encoding TRAP transporter substrate-binding protein yields MDRRSFLKTSALGGSAAAASTLAAPAYAQGKRTLTMVTSWPRGFAVLDDAASYLVDYVGKLSDGELTIDKKAPGELVGALEVFDAVSSGQADMYHAADYYFVGQHPAYAYFTAVPFGGTAQEVTNWYHHGGGQELHDELGEIFNLKGMIAGNSGSQSGGWFRKEINSASDFNGLKFRMPGLGGEVLGKLGASVQNIPGGELYQALSSGALDGLEWVGPMADERAGFQEVAKIYYTAGFHEPGSALAASINLDVWNDLSQHHKDIMNIACQAVTHYQLSETLASNGAALARLQAQGVKTLQFPDDVWDAFGAASKEVLDAYMDDELFARIRNSFDESMASSAAWINKSDGYYVEQRVRVLGGA; encoded by the coding sequence ATGGATCGTCGTTCATTTCTGAAAACGTCCGCGCTGGGTGGATCGGCGGCTGCGGCCTCGACTCTGGCGGCACCGGCTTACGCACAGGGCAAACGGACCCTTACCATGGTCACGTCCTGGCCACGCGGTTTTGCCGTGCTGGACGATGCGGCCAGCTATCTGGTCGACTATGTTGGCAAGCTGTCGGATGGCGAACTGACCATCGACAAAAAAGCGCCGGGTGAGCTGGTTGGCGCGCTCGAAGTGTTCGACGCTGTGTCGTCGGGGCAGGCGGATATGTACCACGCGGCGGATTACTATTTCGTCGGGCAGCACCCGGCCTATGCCTATTTCACCGCGGTACCATTCGGCGGCACCGCACAGGAAGTCACCAACTGGTATCACCATGGTGGTGGTCAGGAACTGCATGACGAGCTGGGCGAGATCTTTAACCTCAAGGGTATGATCGCCGGTAATTCCGGATCGCAATCCGGTGGCTGGTTCCGCAAGGAAATCAACTCGGCTTCGGATTTCAACGGTCTCAAGTTCCGTATGCCTGGTCTGGGTGGCGAAGTGCTGGGCAAGCTGGGCGCATCGGTCCAGAACATCCCAGGTGGTGAGCTGTATCAGGCGTTGTCCTCGGGCGCGCTGGACGGTCTTGAATGGGTTGGTCCGATGGCCGACGAACGCGCTGGTTTCCAGGAAGTGGCCAAAATCTATTATACCGCCGGTTTCCACGAGCCGGGATCGGCACTCGCGGCGTCGATCAACCTTGACGTGTGGAATGACCTGAGCCAGCATCACAAGGACATCATGAACATCGCCTGCCAGGCGGTGACGCATTACCAACTGTCCGAAACACTGGCGAGCAACGGCGCCGCTCTGGCGCGTTTGCAAGCGCAGGGCGTCAAGACGCTGCAGTTCCCGGATGATGTTTGGGACGCCTTTGGTGCCGCGTCGAAAGAGGTCCTCGACGCTTATATGGACGACGAGCTTTTTGCGCGAATCCGCAATTCGTTTGACGAGTCGATGGCTTCTTCAGCCGCCTGGATCAACAAATCCGACGGCTATTATGTCGAGCAGCGGGTGCGCGTGCTGGGCGGAGCCTGA